The Lycium ferocissimum isolate CSIRO_LF1 chromosome 10, AGI_CSIRO_Lferr_CH_V1, whole genome shotgun sequence genome window below encodes:
- the LOC132035482 gene encoding uncharacterized protein LOC132035482, with translation MECNKDDALRAKEIAERKFLAKDFSGAKKFALKSQNLNPGLEGISQMLATLEVHIAAESKINGEGNFYGILGVSPKADDEAIRKQYRKLALMLHPDKNKSIGAEAAFKHVSEAWSCLSDKNSKTAYDRRNVSALLQRVQAENVDSSQQNGFHKFAKNAAASRVRPPKSTSNKKSCSSGAKERNTFWTVCFGCKMQYEYMRMYLNQNLLCPNCNEAFLAVETPAPSNGSKKSTQQQENTYHRGMKKDAPTTGRNSSSAPKSADHNDFQWSPFSKTAGHASAVHAANMVQQAYQKVKRERQEAQTATKREEALKRKNHSSKRPREALSAAQFNASKRKKGINDPSTSRLSPAEVERDNSERVKLNVANKLSNGKGVSYNDVRHLLMEKAKKEILKKLSERGSTTFMSSREVLSEEYKEKKNEENHGSEFDVREDHDAALEQATTETKVFAHRSSSETFDNYLDNEPAGCMSIDVPDSDLHNFDSDRIESCFEPNQVWAAYDDSDGMPRHYAVILKVVSLNPFKARISWLNSDNSETGSLKCVNSGAPRTWGYFRRGRHEIRTSVNCFSHKVRWTKGPGDTIQIFPRKGEVWAIYRNWSAEWNEFTEDDMIHKYDLIEVLEDFNEECVVVTPLVKVAGFKSVFHKHLNPREIKKIPTGEMFRFSHEISSYLLTGKEGPNAPKGFQELDLAVIPGEFLEVIQDTEEIECMDPEEENTIGGTGASCNNLMEETYSSMEDKEVIILDS, from the coding sequence ATGGAGTGCAACAAAGATGATGCTTTGAGGGCTAAAGAAATTGCAGAGAGGAAATTCTTGGCTAAGGACTTTTCGGGGGCGAAAAAGTTTGCTTTAAAGTCCCAGAATCTGAATCCTGGGCTTGAAGGCATTAGTCAAATGTTGGCAACACTCGAAGTGCATATTGCTGCTGAGAGCAAAATTAATGGTGAAGGAAATTTTTACGGAATCCTTGGTGTTAGTCCGAAAGCTGATGATGAAGCTATAAGGAAACAGTATAGGAAACTGGCCCTCATGCTTCATCCTGATAAGAACAAGTCCATAGGAGCCGAAGCTGCGTTTAAGCATGTTTCAGAAGCGTGGAGCTGCTTGTCGGATAAGAACAGCAAAACAGCGTATGACAGAAGAAATGTGAGTGCATTGCTGCAGAGAGTCCAGGCTGAAAATGTAGATTCTTCTCAACAGAATGGTTTTCACAAATTTGCAAAGAATGCTGCTGCTTCACGAGTGAGGCCTCCAAAGAGTACTAGCAATAAAAAGAGCTGTTCATCTGGAGCGAAGGAGCGTAATACCTTTTGGACTGTTTGCTTTGGGTGCAAGATGCAGTATGAGTATATGCGGATGTACCTCAACCAGAATCTTCTGTGTCCCAATTGTAATGAAGCCTTCTTAGCTGTCGAAACACCAGCACCATCCAATGGCTCAAAGAAGTCAACTCAACAGCAAGAAAACACGTACCACCGGGGGATGAAAAAGGATGCACCAACTACAGGAAGAAACAGTTCAAGCGCTCCAAAGTCAGCTGATCACAATGACTTCCAGTGGAGCCCATTTTCTAAAACTGCTGGCCATGCATCTGCCGTACATGCAGCTAATATGGTACAACAAGCGTATCAGAAAGTAAAACGAGAGCGTCAAGAAGCACAGACGGCGACGAAAAGAGAGGAGGcgttaaaaaggaaaaatcattCGTCCAAACGACCAAGGGAAGCTTTATCAGCTGCACAGTTTAATGCTTCCAAGAGGAAAAAAGGCATAAATGACCCCAGTACAAGTAGGCTCAGTCCAGCTGAAGTTGAACGGGATAATAGTGAAAGGGTTAAGCTGAATGTCGCTAACAAGTTGAGTAATGGAAAGGGGGTATCCTACAATGATGTCAGACATTTGCTGATGGAGAAGGCCAAgaaggaaatattgaaaaagctAAGTGAACGGGGCTCAACTACATTTATGTCTTCAAGGGAGGTTTTAAGCGAGGAAtataaggagaaaaaaaatgaagaaaatcatgGCTCTGAATTTGATGTCAGAGAAGACCATGATGCAGCTCTTGAACAAGCTACAACTGAAACCAAAGTCTTTGCACATAGGTCTAGTTCTGAAACTTTTGACAACTATTTAGATAATGAACCTGCTGGGTGTATGTCGATAGATGTCCCGGATTCAGATTTACACAATTTTGATAGTGATCGAATAGAAAGTTGTTTTGAACCTAACCAGGtctgggctgcatatgatgacaGTGATGGGATGCCTCGACATTATGCTGTGATTCTCAAGGTAGTTTCTTTAAATCCTTTCAAGGCCAGAATTAGTTGGTTAAATTCAGACAACAGTGAAACAGGTTCACTAAAATGCGTTAATTCCGGTGCTCCAAGAACATGGGGATATTTCAGAAGAGGCAGGCACGAAATTAGAACCTCCGTTAACTGCTTCTCACACAAGGTCAGATGGACAAAAGGTCCTGGtgatacaattcaaatatttcCTAGAAAGGGGGAAGTTTGGGCTATATATAGAAACTGGTCTGCAGAATGGAATGAGTTTACGGAGGATGATATGATACACAAATATGATTTGATTGAAGTACTTGAAGATTTTAATGAGGAATGTGTGGTAGTTACTCCTCTCGTCAAAGTTGCTGGCTTCAAGTCGGTGTTCCACAAGCACTTGAACCCcagggaaattaaaaaaattcctaCGGGAGAAATGTTTCGATTTTCCCATGAGATTTCGTCGTACTTGCTTACAGGAAAAGAAGGACCAAATGCTCCCAAGGGTTTCCAAGAGTTGGATCTAGCAGTTATTCCTGGAGAATTTCTTGAAGTAATACAAGACACAGAAGAAATTGAATGCATGGATCCCGAGGAAGAAAATACAATTGGTGGTACAGGAGCAAGTTGTAACAATTTGATGGAAGAAACTTACAGCTCAATGGAAGATAAGGAAGTTATAATATTAGattcctga